TACGTATTATGCCGGGATATGGTTCTCAAAATCCTAACACTCCAGATGTTATTTGTTCGTCTTTCtgttttttttcagttttttctGTCCAAGTTAGGATGCTTCAGCTTTGTTTTGTATGCTTTAAATAGGCAAGCAGCACAACAACAAAGATCATATATCACATATAATCAACAAGATTAGAAGAACAAAGTATACGAAATACATTTACTTTTGGCAAGGCACAATATAGGCTAGGTTTGGAATATCCGCCTGCAATAAGGTCCTCATCTTTTTCAGGAATGAACTGTAGCCTATTTTAACTCACAATACTAGCTGTAGCCTCAGCTCTGTACGGTATGTTTGTCTTTCTTCGTATAGCACTTTCAACCCCCCAGGGATGTCCTATGCCTTGATATTTGCCTTGTGTCGAGAACCCGAGAGCTGATAAGCGCGCAGAGGGTGCGTGCTGTTGGAAGAATTCAAATCCTGTGGCTGCCGATCTCAACTGGCTGGTGGTTATCAGTTGGCAAAACAAGACTCTCGCACAGCCTACAAAATTGGTCTGCTTAAAAGCATAACCTAGCACCTAAGCCGCGTCAGTTGAAACAGATATGATTATGGAAtattgaggatttttttttttttaatgcaagaCTCTAGGTGTCTAAGTATAGATAAGCTCTGCATTTTAAAACAATAGCAGTTATCTAAGCACGGAGGGCATTTGAATTAGAAGTCTTGTGGCTGGACATTGCATTCTGTTATGGCCTACATACTGATTGCTGACATCTTTATTTTGGGCGCCATGTTGAATTGACCGAGACAACACCTAGAGACCAGGGGCCagggtttcccaaaagcatcttacgGCTGGCTAAATTCAGCTTAGGACCATAGGATCCTTAAGATGTTTTGGGAAACGGGCCCTGGAGAACCACAGATATTCTTAACAGAAACGTTACAACAAGCTATGTAGAGTTTTTACAAGTTGTCCACAAACATCACAACAGAATAAGGGTGTTTGACCATAATCCAAACTTTTCCTGCCTAACAGGCTTGCTATCAAATGTACTTTGCATGAAGCTAAGGGTGACATACCGCCTCAACGCTCATTCAGGAGGTGGAACTCAGCAGAGCTGGATCTATTTTCAGTCTCCAGCAGTGTCCTACTGCTTTGGGGGAATGGGAGTCATAAGACCAGGGGAGAATGGGACATCTGGACCAGGCTTGCTACATCCTAAAAAGACAGAGTGGTCAACAGAGAGAGGTGATGCCATTATCATAAAGTGATAGCACATTTTTATCCATAGACAAAAGCTCAGCTCAAATTCAAGTCTGGATTATTGCCTGTTTGATGTCTAAAAGACATAATGCTGTACTTTTTTGTGTGTGAAATATGTCTATAGTGACGTTAATGTCATGTGGCTGAACTATTCCCCCTCTCAGATTGGTGGTACACCCAGTACAGACAGTTATCACACTACCTGGCCCTGCTCTGTTTTCTACTGACCATGGCCACACTCCTACAGACATTTTACTGTGAGTTTTATTTGGTCATCATTTTGAACTGAACAGGTTCAAGGATCAGAAATAGGAGTCCACTGATTTACATTGTTATTGAAGGTCAAGACTTACGGTTTTAACCCTAACTTGACCATTTAATTATAATTGTCTAATGATGCTGCCTCATCCTCACATTGCCCGTTCACTGTTTTGTGTCCATCGCAATGGGGTCGCGGTGGTGGGGGGTGCATGATGCAGTGGTGCAGATCACCTTGGTCTTCCAATCCCAGTCCGCCTTGCAGGAGGTCAGACTCAAAGACCTGACTCAGAAGCTGAACACCCTGAACCactcctacctcctcctcttccacaagTACCCAGCACTCAACCAGTACTGTCCCATCACCAATAGCAGCACCAATGGTGAGCACACGTTCAGGTTGATCAAACTCTTGCTATGAAGCCATTAATTGTGAAGAGTTATGCTTGAGTTTGCATAGTTCTGCGAGCTTTTAGCTGGGACATGGATGATGGCCTCCTGGAAATACTCTCATCCAATGGCCTGTTTAATATATGGACAGGCAGACAAAAGATGATGAAGGATCACCAGGATCAACCTAAAATTCCAAAATGGCCGATACTGACAAGAGTGGTGCAAATGGTATACCATCACACTTGGCCTGGGCTTTTGGTCTGGCATCCTAATAACAGCATTGCTTTAGCTATTATTAGATCATATTGTAACACAATATATAATCACCACTTGATGGTTTTAAGagtatttttattgatgtatttaggAAATATTTTATCTATACAAGTGATCCTATAGAGATGTAAAAACCTGTTACATGGGGGACCTGTTTCACCCCTGTTCACCTTTACCCCTATGACATTGACTGACCTCTGGCGTAACCTTCCACCTGTTTCGCAGAGCGTGAGTGCAGGCCGTGCCCAGAGGGATGGGAGTCTTTTGGGGAGAGATGCTACCTCTACACCCATGACAGACTGGACTGGAtttccagtcagtaccactgccTATCTGTAGGGGGCAACCTTGCCATGGTGAAGAGTGAGGAGGAGCAAGTATGACAGCCATGAACCCCATCACCCAATGATATCGATACAGATTAAGGTTTCTTTGGAGGAATGCATTGTAGCCTATTTCTCAATTCTGTAATATCAAATGTGGATCTCATTTGAATCAAGAGATTATTGAGAACCTAAATCATGATAAATTAAAATATTCACAAAAATCCTGTGCTTTGGCAGTAAATGGAGAACTGAGATTTACTGAGAATTACCTGGAACTATTGCCAATAAATAGGCTGCTCCGTCACTCAAAGCTGTGGTATTCCTTTATGCAGTAGGCCTAATACAGACACAAACATAATCTAAGTCATTCATGTTTACACATTCACTGTGCAATTCAGTACATTTGACCCTCTCAGTTAAAGTTAAGAATAGATTTAGGAGTTATACGAAAGTGTGGGGCCGTGTCTATTTGAGGTATCCATCTGAGTGTTGCATTTCTCTCAGATTTTTCTGTGGAAGAGAGCCAAGGAGTTGAGCCAGGGAGACTCCTACTGGATCGGCTTGAGGAATGGTAACCCAGGCGGGGCCTGGCACTGGGTGGACGACTCCCCGGTGGAGAAGGGGTAACTTAGAATCTTAACTTAAAGTTACAGAAGATTTGCCTCTGAGCATAGTCTtgggctaaaaaaaaaaaaaaagtcccgTAAATTGATAGAAATATTGTCCAGAAATGACCTGAGTTTGGATCTCAATTCTATAGTTTGGCGTGGAGTCCTGAATCGAGACTCGAGACTGGATCACCTTACCTCAAATCACACCATATGAGGATACTTACTGTATGAGGTCTCGTTGAAGAGATATTGGCCTAGTTAAACTCAAGAAGACAGCATATTTATTGCCATATGTCCATTTAATTTGATGAAATTCCATGTATGATGCATTACTGATGTATTACTCTGAATTTATGTTTATTTGACAAAGTAACCaaatgtatctacagtatatggtcatttttgaaatgttttttttaaaagtacaAACTGATGGTGTCTGTGTTACCTCTACAGGTTTTGGGACATATTTTGGGATCACGAGCCAGAGAAGGGGGACACCAGGGAACTGTGTGCCCGGCTGTCGCCAGGAGACAGCCACAGGGCCGGTTGGTACGCCACCATGTGCAAGAACAGCCTGAAGAGCATCTGTGAGAGGACCCAGGGCACCCTGCAGTGACAGACTCTatctcaggagaggagagaaaggggaagggagagggtagTCGGAGTCCGTGCCGTTTGGTTGCATTAAATATCTTTTAACTGTCTTTTGATGTATGGTATTGGTAATTATGCAATATATGTACAACTGAAATACATAACGAAATAGCTATGATTTGTCATTTTCTCTTGCTGTTGGACGTGGGGGTTTGCGCATTGAAAATTAAGTTGCTGTAAAATTGCTAgcctacatccatttttggacttttaaATTAAAAATATAAACCCATTGATTCtccaagtattcacaccccttgactttttccaaatgttgttgtgttacagccggaaATGCAAATGGATTGAAGTGTAGATGTTTTTGTCACTGGAATATACACAAtaattttacaaattatttaaaaATGGAAAGCGGAAATGTTTtcagtcaataaatattcaacccttttgttatggcaagtttAAATAAGGGATAAAaagtgcttaacaagtcacataataagttgcatggactcactctgtgtgcaataatactgTTTAACATGATTTAAATGACTACAGTATCTCATCtcagatgtgtcggcatcgagtaattgtctctggccccctcccagttagggggagtgatgagctctacagcagagtctcacaactcaatcgctggttgaaaactgttttctgcccctccccaaaagatagaatttgtagataattggccctctttctgggactcacccacaaacaggaccaagcctgacctgctgaggagtgacggactccatcctagctggaggtgtgctctcattttatctaccaacatagacagggctctaactcctctagctccacaatgaaatagggtgcaggccaggcagcaggctgttagccagcctgccagcatagtggagtctgccactagcacagtcagtgtagtcagctcagctatcaccattgagaccgtgtctgtgcctcgacctaggttgggcaaaactaaacatggcggtgttcgccttagcaatctcactaggataaagaccacctccattcctgtcattattgaaagagatcatgatacctcacatctcaaaatagggctacttaatgttagatcccttacttcaaaggcaattctagtcaatgaactaatcactgatcataatcttgatgtgattggcctgactgaaacatggcttaagcctgatgaatttactgtgttaaatgaggcctcacctcctggctacactagtgaccatatcccccgtgcatcccgcaaaggcggaggtgttgctaacatttacgatggcaaatttcaatttacaaaaaaaaaaaatgatgacgtcttttgagcttctagtcatgaaatctacgcagcctactcaatcactttttatagctactgtttactggcctcctgggccatatacagcgttcctcactgagttccctgaattcctatcggaccttgtagtcatagcagataatattctaatctttggtgactttaatattcacatggaaaagtccacagacccactccaaaaggcttttggagccatcatcgactcagtgggttttgtccaacatgtctctggacccactcactgtcacagtcatacgctggacctagttttgtcccatggaataaatgttgtggatcttaatgtttttcctcataatcctggactatcggaccaccattttattacgtttacaattgcaacaaataatctgctcagaccccaaccaaggatcatcaaaagtcgtgctataaattcacagacaacacaaagattccttgatgtccttccagattccctctgtctacccaaggacgccagaggacaaaaaacagttaaccacctaactgaggaactcaattaaccttgcgcaataccctagatgcagttgcacccctaaaaactaaaaacatttctcataagaaactagctccctggtgcacagaaaatacccgagctctgaagcaagcttccagaaaattggaacggaaatggcgccacaccaaactggaagtcttccgactagcttggaaagacagtaccgtgcagtaccgaagagcccttactgctgctcgatcatcctatttttctaacttaattgaggaaaataagaacaatcctaaattcctttttgatactgttgcaaagctaactaaaaagcagcattccccaagagaggatgactttcactttagcagtgataaattcatgaacttctttgaggaaaagattatgattattagaaagaaAATTATGGACTCCttcttaaatctgcgtattccttcaaagctcagttgtcctgagtctgcacaactctgccaggacctaggatcaagagagacgctcaagtgttttagtactatatctcttgacacaatgatgaaaataatcatggcctctaaaccttcaagctgcatactggaccctattccaactaaactactgaaagagctgcttcctgtgcttggccctcctatgttgaacataataaacggctctctatccaccggatgtgtaccaaacttactaaaagtggcagtaataaagcctctcttgaaaaagccaaaccttgacccagaaaatataaaaaactatcggcctatatcgaatcttccattcctctcaaaaactttagaaaaggctgttgcgcaacaactcactgccttcctgaagacaaacaatgtatacgaaatgcttcagtctggttttagacccgaTCATAgtactgagacggcacttgtgaaggtggtaaattacattttaatggcatcggaccgaggctctgcatctgtcctcgtgctcctagaccttagtgctgcttttgataccatcgatcaccacattcttttggagagattggaaacccaaattggtctacacggacaagttctggcctggtttagatcttatctgtcggaaagatatcagtttgtctctgtgaatggtttgtcctctgacaaatcaactgtaaatgtcgatgttcctcaaggttccgttttaggaccactattgttttcactatatattttacctcttggggatgttattcgaaaacataatgttaactttcactgctatgcggatgacacacagctgtacatttcaatgaaacatggtgaagccccaaaattgcccttgctagaagcatgtgtttcagacaaggaagtggatggctgcaaactttctacttttaaactcggacaaaacagagatgcttgttctaggtcccaagaaacaaagagatcttctgttgaatctgacaattaatcttaatggttgtacagtcgtctcaaataaaactgtgaaggacctcggcgttactctggaccctgatctctcttttgaagaacatatcaagaccatttcaaggacagcttttttccatctacgtaacattgcaaaaatcagaaactttctgtccaaaaatgatgcagaaaaattaatccatgcttttgtcacttctaggttagactactgcaatgctctacattccggctacccggataaagcactaaataaacttcagttagtgctaaatacggctgctagaatcctgactagaacccaaaaatttgatcatattactccagtgctagcctctctacactggcttcctgtcaaagcaagggctgatttcaaggttttactgctaacctacaaagcattacatgggcttgctcctacctatttctctgatttggtcctgccgtgcatacctacacgtacgctacggtcacaagacgcaggcctcctaattgtccctagaatttctaagcaaacagctggaggcagggctttctcctatagagctccatttttatggaacgatctgcctacccatgtcagagacgcaaactcggtctcaacctttaagtctctactgaagactcatctcttaagtgggtcatatgattgagtgtagtctggcccaggagtgggaaggtgaacggaaaggctctggagcaacgaaccgcccttgctgtctctgcctggccggttcccctctttccactgggattctctgcctctaaccctattacaggggctgagtcactggcttactggggctctctcatgccgtccctggagggggtgcgtcacctgagtgggttgattcactgatgtggtcatcctgtctgggttggcgccccccccccccccccccttgggttgtgccgtggcggaggtctttgtaggctatactcagccttgtctcaggatggtaagttggtggttgaagatatccctctagtggtgtgggggctgtgcattaacaaagtgggtggggttatatccttcctgtttggccctgtccgggggtgtcctcggatggggccacagtgtctcctgacccatcctgtctcagcctccagtatttatgctgcagtagtttatgtgtcggggggctagggtcagtttgtaatatctggagtacttctcctgtcctattcggtgtcctgtgtgaatctaagtgtgcgttctctaattctctccttctctctttctttctctctctcggaggacctgagccctaggaccatgccccaggactacctgacatgatgactccttgctgtccccagttcacctggccgtgctgctgctccagtttcaactgttctgccttattattattcgaccatgctggtcatttatgaacatttgaacatcttggccatgttctgttataatctccacccggcacagccagaagaggactggccatcccacatatgctctctctaattctctctttctttctctctctcggaggacctgagccctaggaccatgccccaggaatacctgacatgatgactccttgctgttcccagtccacctgactgtgctgctgctccagtttcaactgttctgccttattattattcgaccatactggtcatttatgaacattttaacatcttggccatgttctgttataatctccacccggcacagccagaagaggactggccaccccacatagtctggttcctctctaggtttcttcctaggttttggcctttctagggagtttttcctagtcaccgtgcttctacacctgcattgcttgctgtttggggttttaggctgggtttctgtacagcactttgagatatcagctgatgtacgaagggctatataaatacatttgattataaATACATTCGCACtcagtccctcagtcgagcagtgaatttcaaacacagagtcaaccacaaagaccagggaggttttccaaagcctTGCAAATAATTAAAAGCagactgaatatccctttgagcatggtgaagttattaattacactttgtatcaatacacccagtcactacaaatatacaggcgtccttcctaactcagttgccagagaggaaggaaactgctcagggatttcactatgaggccaatggtgactttaaaacagttacagagtggctgtgtgtcatgttgtgtcttgtctctgtcctttcccttcaccctgtctccctctgctggtcgttgttaggttaccttttctccccctctttcccccagctgtgccttgtctcctcctaaccacctcgtcaccccgtttcccacctgttccctttttccctctgattaggtccctatatctctctctgtttttgttcctgtccttgtcggattcttgtttgttgtgtttcatgcctgaaccagactgtcgtcatgtttgctgtaaccttgtcttgtcctgtcggaatctgccggtccgtctgagcctacctatgtttggcaattaaagaagctctgtttaagttaattcgcttttgggtcctcattcacgcaccgtaacagaagaatccgaccaagaatggacccagcgacttcggatcctctccactcagccgtcgggatccagggagcgatgctaggcagacacgagcaggaagtgtctgctgctcgtcatgccgttgagaccctggccacccaagtctccaacctcacagaacaggttcaccatctccgcctcgatccaccggccacttccagggctttcgaatctccggagcccagaatcaataacccgccgtgttactctggggagcccactgaatgccgctcgttcctcacccagtgtgatattgtgttttctctccagcccaacacttactccaggagcactgctcgtgtcgcctacgtcatatctctccttattggacgggctcgtgagtggggcacggcaatctgggaggcaagggctgagtgtactaaccagtatcaggactttaaggaggagatgatacgggtttttgatcgatctgtttttggggaggaggcttccagggccctgtcttccctatgtcaaggcaatcgatccataacagactactctattgagtttcgcactcttgctgtctccagtggctggaacgagccggccttgctcgctcgtcttctggagggtctccgcgcagaggtaaaggatgagattctctcccgggaggttccttccagcgtggattccttgattgaactcgctattcgcattgagcgacgggttgatcttcgtcaccgagctcgtggaaaggagctcgcgctctccgtcgcccccctcttcgcatcactaccatcttcctctgccggctcgggtgctgagcccatgcagctgggaggtatccgcatctcgactaaggagagggaacggagaatcaccaaccgcctctgtctctattgcggttccgctggtcattttgtcacttcatgtccagtaaaaggccagagctcgtcagtaagcggagggctactggtgagcgctactactcctgtctctccttcaagatcctgcactaccttgtcggtccatctacgctggaccggttcgtcagcttcctgcagtgccttaatagactctggggcggagggctgttttatggacgagacctgggctcgggaacatgacattcctctcagacagttaaaggagcccacggccttgttcgccctggatggtagtcctctccccaggattcagcgtgagacgctacctttaaccctcactgtttctggtaatcatagtgaaaccatttcttttttaatttttcgttcaccttttacacctgttgttttgggccatccctggctagtttgtcataatccttccattaattggtctagtaattctatcctctcctggaacgtctcttgtcatgtgaaatgtttaatgtctgctatccctcctgtttcctctgtctcttcttcacaggaggagcctggtgatttgacaggggtgccggaggaatatcacgatctgcgcacggtgttcagtcggtccagggccacctctcttcctccacaccggtcgtatgattgtagtattgatctccttccgggaaccacccccccccccggggtagactatactctctgtcggctcccgaacgtaaggctctcgaagattatttgtctgtagctcttgacgccggtaccatagtcccctcctcctctcccgccggagcggggtttttttttgtcaagaagaaggacgggtctctgcgtccctgcatagattatcgagggctgaatgacataacagtgaagaatcgttatccgcttcctcttatgtcttcagccttcgagatcctgcagggagccaggtttttcactaagttggaccttcgtaacgcttaccatctcgtgcgcatcagggagggggacgagtggaagacggcgtttaacactccgttagggcactttgaataccgggttcttcctttcggcctcgctaacgctccagctgtctttcaggcattagtcaatgatgtcctgagagacatgctgaacatctttgttttcgtttaccttgacgatatcctgattttttcaccgtcactccagattcatgttcagcacgttcgacgtgtcctccagcgccttttagagaattgtctttttgtgaaggctgagaagtgcacttttcatgcctcctccgtcacatttctcggttctgttatttccgctgaaggcattaagatggatcccgctaaagtccaagctgtcattgattggcccgtccctaagtcacgcgtcgagctgcagcgctttctcggcttcgcgaacttctatcgtcgtttcatccgtaatttcggtcaggtggcagctcctctcacagcccttacttctgtcaagacgtgctttaagtggtccgtttccgcccagggagcttttgatctcctcaagaatcgttttacatccgctcctatccttgttacacctgacgtctctagacagttcgttgtcgaggttgacgcgtcagaggtgggcgtgggagccattctttctcagcgctccctctctgacgacaaggtccacccatgcgcgtatttttctcatcgcctgtcgccgtcggaacgtaactatgatgtgggtaaccgcgaactgctcgccatccggttagccctaggcgaatggcgacagtggttggagggggcgaccgttccttttgtcgtttggactgaccataggaaccttgagtacatccgttctgccaaacgacttaatgcgcgtcaggcgcgttgggcgctgtttttcgctcgtttcgagttcgtgatttcttatcgtccgggctctaagaacaccaagcctgatgctttgtctcgtctcttcagttc
The DNA window shown above is from Oncorhynchus mykiss isolate Arlee chromosome 18, USDA_OmykA_1.1, whole genome shotgun sequence and carries:
- the LOC110496930 gene encoding C-type lectin domain family 6 member A-like, coding for MKLRVTYRLNAHSGGGTQQSWIYFQSPAVSYCFGGMGVIRPGENGTSGPGLLHPKKTEWSTERDWWYTQYRQLSHYLALLCFLLTMATLLQTFYLVQITLVFQSQSALQEVRLKDLTQKLNTLNHSYLLLFHKYPALNQYCPITNSSTNERECRPCPEGWESFGERCYLYTHDRLDWISSQYHCLSVGGNLAMVKSEEEQIFLWKRAKELSQGDSYWIGLRNGNPGGAWHWVDDSPVEKGFWDIFWDHEPEKGDTRELCARLSPGDSHRAGWYATMCKNSLKSICERTQGTLQ